One region of Mucilaginibacter sp. 14171R-50 genomic DNA includes:
- a CDS encoding RNA polymerase sigma factor → MDLDNENLKLLIQQLQQGSERAFTVLYDQFSQPIYRNILRLVKDEDIAQELLQDLFLKIWEIRKNIKQEGSFKSFLNKVAENMVYMHFRKIAKDNRLIEKLVISYADYETNNEESNLSEENLDFLQIAIGTLPPQRKQIYTLCKLEGKSYEEVSNLLGISTSTISNQIVKANKTVKQHFLLNKNIIVLFILEQLLTHRK, encoded by the coding sequence ATGGATTTAGATAATGAAAATTTAAAGCTTCTAATTCAGCAACTCCAGCAAGGAAGTGAGCGGGCCTTTACCGTTTTGTACGACCAATTTAGCCAACCAATCTACAGGAATATCCTTCGATTGGTTAAAGATGAAGACATTGCGCAGGAACTATTACAAGACCTGTTCTTGAAAATTTGGGAAATTAGGAAAAATATAAAACAGGAAGGTTCCTTTAAATCCTTTCTTAATAAAGTTGCGGAAAATATGGTTTACATGCATTTCCGGAAAATAGCCAAGGATAACCGGCTAATTGAAAAATTGGTAATATCGTATGCGGATTATGAAACAAATAATGAAGAATCAAATCTTTCTGAAGAAAATCTCGACTTTCTACAAATAGCAATTGGTACTCTCCCTCCCCAAAGAAAGCAAATATACACCTTATGTAAATTGGAAGGCAAAAGTTACGAAGAAGTGAGTAACTTATTAGGAATTTCCACCTCAACAATTAGCAATCAGATAGTAAAAGCTAATAAAACCGTTAAGCAACATTTTCTATTGAATAAAAATATAATTGTCTTATTCATTCTTGAGCAACTTTTAACTCATCGCAAATAA
- a CDS encoding helix-turn-helix transcriptional regulator — translation MEEPRLNRISIVLDELKLDQIDLAAILKVSKDTVSRWCRNVNQPKLSDIYNIAKICRIDITRLIEPTDWKNETGNSVLQDYLEMKKLAKTQTKRSNNSKRRKSP, via the coding sequence ATGGAAGAACCAAGATTAAATAGGATAAGCATTGTACTTGATGAATTAAAATTGGATCAGATTGATTTAGCAGCTATTTTAAAAGTTTCTAAGGATACCGTTTCAAGGTGGTGTAGGAATGTCAATCAGCCCAAGCTCTCCGATATTTATAATATAGCAAAAATTTGCCGAATCGATATAACTAGGCTAATCGAACCAACTGACTGGAAAAATGAAACAGGGAATTCTGTATTGCAGGATTATTTAGAAATGAAAAAGTTGGCTAAAACTCAGACTAAAAGATCGAATAATTCAAAAAGGCGAAAATCCCCTTAA
- a CDS encoding helix-turn-helix domain-containing protein: MVSDLDKGILIQFGKRLKFLRQSKNLTLRKMSLLCNVEYADIQRYESGKQNITLLSLAELAKALEVDPKELLEFNK, encoded by the coding sequence ATGGTTAGCGATTTAGATAAAGGAATATTAATTCAATTTGGAAAGCGTCTTAAATTTTTAAGACAGTCTAAAAACCTGACTCTCCGTAAAATGTCACTGCTATGCAACGTAGAATACGCAGATATTCAACGGTATGAAAGCGGAAAACAAAACATAACCCTTCTCTCTCTTGCCGAGCTGGCGAAAGCCCTTGAGGTTGACCCCAAAGAATTATTGGAGTTCAATAAGTAG
- a CDS encoding LytR/AlgR family response regulator transcription factor — protein MIRCIGIDDEYSCNDLLREYCSRIPFVELVATFTDPMLALPLIQSGELDLVFLDFYMSPMNAPAFLPHIPASVKVVITTSELLSRIKDYQLNVAEIIAKPYSFERFLALVTAFNKKQKKR, from the coding sequence ATGATAAGATGTATCGGGATCGATGATGAATATTCGTGCAATGATTTATTGAGAGAGTATTGTAGCCGGATACCGTTCGTCGAACTTGTGGCTACCTTTACCGATCCAATGTTGGCATTGCCGTTAATACAAAGCGGCGAATTGGATCTTGTCTTTCTTGATTTCTACATGAGCCCTATGAATGCGCCGGCTTTTCTTCCTCATATTCCTGCATCAGTTAAAGTTGTGATTACAACTTCCGAACTTTTAAGCAGGATAAAAGATTATCAATTGAATGTTGCAGAAATTATCGCCAAGCCCTATTCCTTTGAAAGGTTCCTGGCTCTTGTGACAGCATTCAATAAAAAACAAAAAAAACGCTGA